The genomic interval GAAATTTACTCGCGTTTGAAGTTACCGATGAGCTGGCGCGTATTCTATAGCGGAATTGTTGGCGGGTTTCTCGATTCGGTAATTTTCGTTGTGATTGGTTTAAGCCCATTTGGTGCAAACATTTTACCTTGGGAAGCTGTACCTGCTGCTATTGTAGGGCAAATTATTGTCAAAACAATTGTTCAAATGATTGGTGCGTTCATCTTGAATCAGGTATATGTTCGTTTAGAGAAGAAAACTGTCGTTAATTAATATAGTGAAGAGGCTCAGTCTTATGACTGAGCCTTTTCTCATTCACCCTAATCGCCTGTCCGTTCTTTATGAAGAAAATCACTAGTACAGTGGAGAATCAGGAAATTTCTTAATGGTTTTGTATAAATTACCCTTAATGAAGAACTATAGAAAAAGAGAGCTTATAGTCACCTGCAAAAAAATGGGGGAAGCAACTTGATTCGAAATATAAATAAACTTTTAAGGAAACCCAAGCCCAAAAAGAATAATTTACAAAACGAACAGGAACAGCAGAATTCTAAGCCAGAAGATTTCCTTTCTGATAATTTCGATAAAAATATCGAAACTTTTCGTTTAGTTTATGATCGTTGTTCAGATGTTGTTTTCCGTACGTTTTTACTTTTTGGAAAAACGAGAGCGACCATTATTTATATAGAGGGTATTACGAACGTCGAAGGGATGGAGGAGTTCGTTCTATCGCCGCTCATTAAGGAAACAGCAAGCGAAACTCAGCCCTTAAATGAACTTTTTGAAAATAAATTGCCTATTTCTAAAGTAAAAAGAATGCATACAGTTGCCGAGTGTATCGAATCCATTTCATCTGGAAATCCTATCCTTCTCTATGAAGGGGAAAGTGCTGGTTTTTCTTTAGGATTAGCCAAATGGGAAAAGCGCGGGATTGAAGAACCTGTGGCAGAGGTAGGAATCAGGGGGCCGCGAGAGGGATTCAATGAATCTTTAGAGGTAAGTACATCTCAATTACGCCGCATTATTAAAAGTCCTGCTCTTAAAATACAATCGATGAAAATCGGAAGTTATACACAGACGACTGTTGCCATTGCCTATATTGATGGACTTGTAGATCAAACACTGATTGAAGAAATAACGAATCGATTGAAGCGAATTGAGATAGACGGTATTTTAGAAAGCGAGTACATCGAGGAAATGATTGAGGACAACCCGTACTCCCCTTTTCCTCAAATACTATCAACAGAACGACCCGATACAGCTTGTTCTAGTTTATTAGAGGGACGAGCCGTCATTTTAGTAGAAGGAACACCATTTAGTTTAATTGCTCCAATTTCCTTCTTTTCTTTGCTTCAATCACATGAGGATTATTATCAACGCTTTATGGTTAGCACACTTATCCGTTGGTTACGTTATAGTTTTCTTAGTATCTCACTCTTGCTGCCTTCCTTTTATGTCGCTATTTTGACGTTTCATCAGGAGGCGATACCAACAGCACTGCTGTTGAGTGTGTCAGCGTCCCGGGAAGCGGTCCCATTTCCTGCTGTAGTAGAGGCGCTACTTATGGAAATTATGTTCGAAGCGCTGAGGGAGGCAGGGGTTCGATTGCCAAAGCAGATTGGCTCTGCTGTTAGTATTGTTGGAGCGCTAGTAATTGGTCAAGCTGCCGTTCAAGCAGGATTGGTTTCCGCGCCAATGGTCATTGTGGTGGCGATTACGGGAATCTCTTCTTTTATGATCCCTCGTTATATTGCTGGAATTGCTCTCCGGATGTTGCGTTTTCCTATCATGCTGCTTGCCGGTACCTTAGGACTGCTCGGCATTATGATGGGAATCATCGCCATAGTCATTCATTTGTGCGGCTTGCGCTCCGTCGGTGTCCCT from Peribacillus asahii carries:
- a CDS encoding spore germination protein translates to MIRNINKLLRKPKPKKNNLQNEQEQQNSKPEDFLSDNFDKNIETFRLVYDRCSDVVFRTFLLFGKTRATIIYIEGITNVEGMEEFVLSPLIKETASETQPLNELFENKLPISKVKRMHTVAECIESISSGNPILLYEGESAGFSLGLAKWEKRGIEEPVAEVGIRGPREGFNESLEVSTSQLRRIIKSPALKIQSMKIGSYTQTTVAIAYIDGLVDQTLIEEITNRLKRIEIDGILESEYIEEMIEDNPYSPFPQILSTERPDTACSSLLEGRAVILVEGTPFSLIAPISFFSLLQSHEDYYQRFMVSTLIRWLRYSFLSISLLLPSFYVAILTFHQEAIPTALLLSVSASREAVPFPAVVEALLMEIMFEALREAGVRLPKQIGSAVSIVGALVIGQAAVQAGLVSAPMVIVVAITGISSFMIPRYIAGIALRMLRFPIMLLAGTLGLLGIMMGIIAIVIHLCGLRSVGVPYLQPLAPLKGRELKDVLWRSPVWKMDTRPRLTGEFNQYRQSPNQAPNSKKGGDTQ